From Pseudorca crassidens isolate mPseCra1 chromosome 15, mPseCra1.hap1, whole genome shotgun sequence, one genomic window encodes:
- the DEFB127 gene encoding LOW QUALITY PROTEIN: beta-defensin 127 (The sequence of the model RefSeq protein was modified relative to this genomic sequence to represent the inferred CDS: substituted 1 base at 1 genomic stop codon) — MRLLLIIAILLFQNFTVTKQLKKCXGEYIRGFCRKICKTTQIREVLCENGRYCCLNIMELEARKKITRPPRPKQVTYAFTFPQEYYADEQNYTNSNKTFT, encoded by the exons ATGAGGCTCCTCCTGATCATTGCAATTCTGCTGTTCCAGAACTTCACAG TAACCAAACAACTTAAGAAATGCTGAGGTGAATACATACGAGGATTCTGCAGGAAAATATGCAAAACAACACAAATACGTGAAGTACTATGTGAAAATGGGAGATATTGTTGCCTCAATATCATGGAACTGGAAGCACGTAAAAAAATTACCAGACCACCTCGTCCAAAGCAAGTGACATATGCATTTACTTTTCCACAAGAGTATTATGCAGATGAACAGAATTATACAAACTCCAACAAAACGTTTACATAA